One Vicugna pacos chromosome X, VicPac4, whole genome shotgun sequence DNA window includes the following coding sequences:
- the HCCS gene encoding holocytochrome c-type synthase isoform X1 — translation MGLSSSTPAVAVQTPNASDHQTASSRTGCPMHEGKMKGCPESAQPSDSTCGSQTNSVPAHQERAYEYVKCPVTGAKAGNKENLDPSNLMPPPNQTPAPDQPFALSTVREESSIPRADSDKKWVYPSEQMFWNAMLRKGWKWKDEDISQKDMYNIIRIHNQNNEQAWREILKWEALHAKECPCGPSLIRFGGKAKEYSPRARIRSWMGYELPFDRHDWIVNRCGTEVRYVIDYYDGGEVNQDYQFTILDVRPALDSLSAVWDRMKVAWWRWTS, via the exons ATGGGTTTGTCCTCATCTACCCCTGCTGTTGCAGTTCAGACCCCAAATGCTTCAGATCATCAGACAGCATCCTCGCGGACAGGATGTCCAATGCATGAAGGGAAAATGAAAG GCTGTCCAGAGAGTGCCCAGCCCTCTGACTCAACCTGCGGGAGCCAAACGAACTCTGTGCCCGCCCACCAGGAGCGCGCGTACGAATACGTGAAGTGCCCCGTCACCGGCGCTAAGGCTGGGAATAAGGAGAACCTAGATCCTTCTAACCTG ATGCCGCCACCTAATCAGACACCAGCCCCCGATCAGCCGTTCGCACTATCTACTGTGAGAGAGGAGTCGTCTATTCCAAGGGCAGATTCAGATAAAAAGTGGGTTTATCCTTCCGAACAGATGTTCTGGAATGCGATGTTAAGGAAAGG GTGGAAGTGGAAGGATGAGGACATCAGTCAGAAAGACATGTATAATATCATTAGAATTCACAACCAGAATAATGAGCAGGCCTGGAGGGAGATTTTGAAGTGGGAAGCCCTTCACGCCAA GGAGTGTCCTTGTGGTCCATCACTGATCCGATTTGGAGGTAAAGCGAAAGAGTATTCACCAAGGGCCAGAATTCGTTCCTGGATGGG GTACGAATTGCCTTTCGACAGGCACGACTGGATTGTCAACCGCTGTGGGACAGAAGTCAGATACGTCATCGACTACTACGATGGCGGCGAGGTCAACCAGGACTACCAGTTCACCATCCTGGACGTGCGGCCCGCTCTGGATTCGCTCTCAGCCGTGTGGGACAGGATGAAGGTTGCCTGGTGGCGCTGGACTTCCTAA
- the HCCS gene encoding holocytochrome c-type synthase isoform X2, with protein MGLSSSTPAVAVQTPNASDHQTASSRTGCPMHEGCPESAQPSDSTCGSQTNSVPAHQERAYEYVKCPVTGAKAGNKENLDPSNLMPPPNQTPAPDQPFALSTVREESSIPRADSDKKWVYPSEQMFWNAMLRKGWKWKDEDISQKDMYNIIRIHNQNNEQAWREILKWEALHAKECPCGPSLIRFGGKAKEYSPRARIRSWMGYELPFDRHDWIVNRCGTEVRYVIDYYDGGEVNQDYQFTILDVRPALDSLSAVWDRMKVAWWRWTS; from the exons ATGGGTTTGTCCTCATCTACCCCTGCTGTTGCAGTTCAGACCCCAAATGCTTCAGATCATCAGACAGCATCCTCGCGGACAGGATGTCCAATGCATGA AGGCTGTCCAGAGAGTGCCCAGCCCTCTGACTCAACCTGCGGGAGCCAAACGAACTCTGTGCCCGCCCACCAGGAGCGCGCGTACGAATACGTGAAGTGCCCCGTCACCGGCGCTAAGGCTGGGAATAAGGAGAACCTAGATCCTTCTAACCTG ATGCCGCCACCTAATCAGACACCAGCCCCCGATCAGCCGTTCGCACTATCTACTGTGAGAGAGGAGTCGTCTATTCCAAGGGCAGATTCAGATAAAAAGTGGGTTTATCCTTCCGAACAGATGTTCTGGAATGCGATGTTAAGGAAAGG GTGGAAGTGGAAGGATGAGGACATCAGTCAGAAAGACATGTATAATATCATTAGAATTCACAACCAGAATAATGAGCAGGCCTGGAGGGAGATTTTGAAGTGGGAAGCCCTTCACGCCAA GGAGTGTCCTTGTGGTCCATCACTGATCCGATTTGGAGGTAAAGCGAAAGAGTATTCACCAAGGGCCAGAATTCGTTCCTGGATGGG GTACGAATTGCCTTTCGACAGGCACGACTGGATTGTCAACCGCTGTGGGACAGAAGTCAGATACGTCATCGACTACTACGATGGCGGCGAGGTCAACCAGGACTACCAGTTCACCATCCTGGACGTGCGGCCCGCTCTGGATTCGCTCTCAGCCGTGTGGGACAGGATGAAGGTTGCCTGGTGGCGCTGGACTTCCTAA